A portion of the Punica granatum isolate Tunisia-2019 chromosome 7, ASM765513v2, whole genome shotgun sequence genome contains these proteins:
- the LOC116215373 gene encoding enhancer of mRNA-decapping protein 4-like isoform X1, translating into MLSRQASGLRSLSTFEPAFLLSDHSRNQAITDFSVQRVSSGDMSHGPSSDNDLRSRDDKVSEEETHSFRNPPASFKHPTHLITPSEILGAAPSSGTNDIMRGKSDVEKSIQDVGVNNEVCNVEVEVKVVPDGSSRREKFSPEESQESIADNNEKLFCSQASDLGNQIARECLAGSSAGQSQQTNDAEVTERSTQLPCLDEVNASSNATEEVSYQAVTSQMLVSATAKSKKQKGKNTQAMAPSPSPSTFNSSDSSSEAVISSSLHSIEAAVPQIMHEKLNQIMAMQKEMKKQMTATINVPVTKEGSRLETSLARTMEKIVKAKSDALWARFQEGNVKNEKLLQDRVQQIINVLGNFINKDLPATIERIVKREVAAVQTNVLRAITPAIEKTIVSAITESFQKGVGDKAINQLEKSVNSKLEASVARQIVAQFQTSGRQALQQVDIPKKRTLKINIRAQI; encoded by the exons ATGTTGTCCAGGCAAGCTTCTGGTCTTAGAAGTCTGAGTACTTTCGAGCCAGCCTTCCTTTTAAGTGATCACAGCCGGAACCAAGCGATAACTGACTTTTCGGTTCAAAGGGTTTCCAGCGGAGACATGTCTCATGGACCTTCATCAGATAATGATTTGAGGAGCAGGGACGATAAAGTTTCAGAGGAAGAGACGCATAGTTTTCGCAATCCTCCAGCTTCCTTCAAGCATCCAACTCATTTAATTACACCTTCAGAGATTTTAGGGGCTGCTCCATCTTCAGGAACAAATGATATTATGAGAGGGAAGAGTGACGTAGAGAAGAGCATTCAAGATGTAGGCGTTAACAATGAAGTATGCAATGTTGAGGTGGAGGTTAAAGTTGTTCCAGATGGATCTTCTCGAAGAGAAAAATTCTCTCCCGAGGAGTCTCAGGAGTCCATTGCTGATAATAATGAGAAACTCTTCTGCTCCCAGGCTTCAGATCTTGGCAATCAAATAGCCAGAGAATGCCTTGCAGGATCTTCGGCCGGACAAAGTCAGCAAACTAATGATGCTGAAGTTACAGAACGATCAACCCAACTTCCTTGTTTGGATGAAGTCAATGCCTCTTCAAATGCGACTGAAGAAGTTTCTTATCAAGCTGTTACTTCGCAAATGCTGGTATCGGCTACTGCTAAAAGTAAGAAGCAGAAGGGGAAAAACACTCAAGCAATGGCACCTTCACCGTCCCCGAGTACCTTTAATTCATCTGATTCTTCTAGTGAGGCCGTCATCAGTTCGAGCCTTCATTCTATTGAAGCTGCTGTCCCTCAAATTATGCACGAGAAGCTTAATCAG ATAATGGCTATgcaaaaagaaatgaaaaaacagATGACTGCTACTATTAATGTCCCTGTCACAAAAGAAGGCAGCAGACTAGAGACTTCCCTTGCACGGACCATGGAGAAAATTGTCAAGGCAAAGAGTGATGCTTTGTGGGCTCGTTTTCAAGAAGGGAATGTTAAAAACGAGAAGCTACTGCAGGATCGGGTACAGCAGATAATTAATGTTCTGGGCAATTTCATCAACAAGGACTTGCCTGCCACTATAGAGAGAATAGTGAAAAGGGAAGTTGCTGCAGTTCAAACAAATGTTCTTCGTGCCATTACACCAGCTATTGAGAAGACAATAGTTTCAGCTATTACAGAATCCTTCCAG AAAGGGGTAGGTGATAAGGCCATCAATCAGCTTGAGAAATCCGTCAACTCTAAACTGGAAGCTTCAGTTGCTAGGCAAATCGTAGCACAGTTCCAAACATCTGGAAGGCAAGCGCTTCAG CAGGTTGACATTCCCAAGAAAAGAACTCTCAAGATTAATATCCGAGCGCAAATATGA
- the LOC116215373 gene encoding enhancer of mRNA-decapping protein 4-like isoform X3 produces MLSRVSSGDMSHGPSSDNDLRSRDDKVSEEETHSFRNPPASFKHPTHLITPSEILGAAPSSGTNDIMRGKSDVEKSIQDVGVNNEVCNVEVEVKVVPDGSSRREKFSPEESQESIADNNEKLFCSQASDLGNQIARECLAGSSAGQSQQTNDAEVTERSTQLPCLDEVNASSNATEEVSYQAVTSQMLVSATAKSKKQKGKNTQAMAPSPSPSTFNSSDSSSEAVISSSLHSIEAAVPQIMHEKLNQIMAMQKEMKKQMTATINVPVTKEGSRLETSLARTMEKIVKAKSDALWARFQEGNVKNEKLLQDRVQQIINVLGNFINKDLPATIERIVKREVAAVQTNVLRAITPAIEKTIVSAITESFQKGVGDKAINQLEKSVNSKLEASVARQIVAQFQTSGRQALQQVDIPKKRTLKINIRAQI; encoded by the exons ATGTTGTCCAG GGTTTCCAGCGGAGACATGTCTCATGGACCTTCATCAGATAATGATTTGAGGAGCAGGGACGATAAAGTTTCAGAGGAAGAGACGCATAGTTTTCGCAATCCTCCAGCTTCCTTCAAGCATCCAACTCATTTAATTACACCTTCAGAGATTTTAGGGGCTGCTCCATCTTCAGGAACAAATGATATTATGAGAGGGAAGAGTGACGTAGAGAAGAGCATTCAAGATGTAGGCGTTAACAATGAAGTATGCAATGTTGAGGTGGAGGTTAAAGTTGTTCCAGATGGATCTTCTCGAAGAGAAAAATTCTCTCCCGAGGAGTCTCAGGAGTCCATTGCTGATAATAATGAGAAACTCTTCTGCTCCCAGGCTTCAGATCTTGGCAATCAAATAGCCAGAGAATGCCTTGCAGGATCTTCGGCCGGACAAAGTCAGCAAACTAATGATGCTGAAGTTACAGAACGATCAACCCAACTTCCTTGTTTGGATGAAGTCAATGCCTCTTCAAATGCGACTGAAGAAGTTTCTTATCAAGCTGTTACTTCGCAAATGCTGGTATCGGCTACTGCTAAAAGTAAGAAGCAGAAGGGGAAAAACACTCAAGCAATGGCACCTTCACCGTCCCCGAGTACCTTTAATTCATCTGATTCTTCTAGTGAGGCCGTCATCAGTTCGAGCCTTCATTCTATTGAAGCTGCTGTCCCTCAAATTATGCACGAGAAGCTTAATCAG ATAATGGCTATgcaaaaagaaatgaaaaaacagATGACTGCTACTATTAATGTCCCTGTCACAAAAGAAGGCAGCAGACTAGAGACTTCCCTTGCACGGACCATGGAGAAAATTGTCAAGGCAAAGAGTGATGCTTTGTGGGCTCGTTTTCAAGAAGGGAATGTTAAAAACGAGAAGCTACTGCAGGATCGGGTACAGCAGATAATTAATGTTCTGGGCAATTTCATCAACAAGGACTTGCCTGCCACTATAGAGAGAATAGTGAAAAGGGAAGTTGCTGCAGTTCAAACAAATGTTCTTCGTGCCATTACACCAGCTATTGAGAAGACAATAGTTTCAGCTATTACAGAATCCTTCCAG AAAGGGGTAGGTGATAAGGCCATCAATCAGCTTGAGAAATCCGTCAACTCTAAACTGGAAGCTTCAGTTGCTAGGCAAATCGTAGCACAGTTCCAAACATCTGGAAGGCAAGCGCTTCAG CAGGTTGACATTCCCAAGAAAAGAACTCTCAAGATTAATATCCGAGCGCAAATATGA
- the LOC116215373 gene encoding enhancer of mRNA-decapping protein 4-like isoform X2, with protein sequence MLSRQASGLRSLSTFEPAFLLSDHSRNQAITDFSVQRVSSGDMSHGPSSDNDLRSRDDKVSEEETHSFRNPPASFKHPTHLITPSEILGAAPSSGTNDIMRGKSDVEKSIQDVGVNNEVCNVEVEVKVVPDGSSRREKFSPEESQESIADNNEKLFCSQASDLGNQIARECLAGSSAGQSQQTNDAEVTERSTQLPCLDEVNASSNATEEVSYQAVTSQMLVSATAKSKKQKGKNTQAMAPSPSPSTFNSSDSSSEAVISSSLHSIEAAVPQIMHEKLNQIMAMQKEMKKQMTATINVPVTKEGSRLETSLARTMEKIVKAKSDALWARFQEGNVKNEKLLQDRVQQIINVLGNFINKDLPATIERIVKREVAAVQTNVLRAITPAIEKTIVSAITESFQKGVGDKAINQLEKSVNSKLEASVARQIVAQFQTSGRQALQVDIPKKRTLKINIRAQI encoded by the exons ATGTTGTCCAGGCAAGCTTCTGGTCTTAGAAGTCTGAGTACTTTCGAGCCAGCCTTCCTTTTAAGTGATCACAGCCGGAACCAAGCGATAACTGACTTTTCGGTTCAAAGGGTTTCCAGCGGAGACATGTCTCATGGACCTTCATCAGATAATGATTTGAGGAGCAGGGACGATAAAGTTTCAGAGGAAGAGACGCATAGTTTTCGCAATCCTCCAGCTTCCTTCAAGCATCCAACTCATTTAATTACACCTTCAGAGATTTTAGGGGCTGCTCCATCTTCAGGAACAAATGATATTATGAGAGGGAAGAGTGACGTAGAGAAGAGCATTCAAGATGTAGGCGTTAACAATGAAGTATGCAATGTTGAGGTGGAGGTTAAAGTTGTTCCAGATGGATCTTCTCGAAGAGAAAAATTCTCTCCCGAGGAGTCTCAGGAGTCCATTGCTGATAATAATGAGAAACTCTTCTGCTCCCAGGCTTCAGATCTTGGCAATCAAATAGCCAGAGAATGCCTTGCAGGATCTTCGGCCGGACAAAGTCAGCAAACTAATGATGCTGAAGTTACAGAACGATCAACCCAACTTCCTTGTTTGGATGAAGTCAATGCCTCTTCAAATGCGACTGAAGAAGTTTCTTATCAAGCTGTTACTTCGCAAATGCTGGTATCGGCTACTGCTAAAAGTAAGAAGCAGAAGGGGAAAAACACTCAAGCAATGGCACCTTCACCGTCCCCGAGTACCTTTAATTCATCTGATTCTTCTAGTGAGGCCGTCATCAGTTCGAGCCTTCATTCTATTGAAGCTGCTGTCCCTCAAATTATGCACGAGAAGCTTAATCAG ATAATGGCTATgcaaaaagaaatgaaaaaacagATGACTGCTACTATTAATGTCCCTGTCACAAAAGAAGGCAGCAGACTAGAGACTTCCCTTGCACGGACCATGGAGAAAATTGTCAAGGCAAAGAGTGATGCTTTGTGGGCTCGTTTTCAAGAAGGGAATGTTAAAAACGAGAAGCTACTGCAGGATCGGGTACAGCAGATAATTAATGTTCTGGGCAATTTCATCAACAAGGACTTGCCTGCCACTATAGAGAGAATAGTGAAAAGGGAAGTTGCTGCAGTTCAAACAAATGTTCTTCGTGCCATTACACCAGCTATTGAGAAGACAATAGTTTCAGCTATTACAGAATCCTTCCAG AAAGGGGTAGGTGATAAGGCCATCAATCAGCTTGAGAAATCCGTCAACTCTAAACTGGAAGCTTCAGTTGCTAGGCAAATCGTAGCACAGTTCCAAACATCTGGAAGGCAAGCGCTTCAG GTTGACATTCCCAAGAAAAGAACTCTCAAGATTAATATCCGAGCGCAAATATGA